Proteins encoded together in one Terriglobus saanensis SP1PR4 window:
- a CDS encoding tannase/feruloyl esterase family alpha/beta hydrolase, protein MKNLNRRIGLSAFLLGAAAVAPLRAFGSTCGELGSLQLPNTSITSAVEVAAGTFIPSYEKSTSERKIYPAAVPAFCRVVGVIHPVAESTIGFEVWLPVAAAWNHRLQGVGNGAYNGRISYGPLENAVNLGYAATSTDTGHTGGDVKFAIGHPERIADWGYRAVHVTTEAAKLILNKYYGAPPVHSYFNGCSTGGHQALQEAQRFPDDYDGILAGDAGNDRVHLNVGFLWGFAAVHPDGQLILPDDKLPLIHKAAIDACDAKDGVKDGILEDPLACKFDPAVLLCKGPETAACLTSTQVEATKKIYAGPRNSRTGEQIIAGYAPGSEVITGGDYTGWKNFITGPKEPSRLDVWKYWVFNNPDWDWHTFDYDHDVTTGDARMAEVNASSGDLRAFKAHGGKLMMYHGWVDPVGPPGDAIAYYDKVEHVVGGASKVQDFMRLFIVPGMSHCNGGQGYELAGGARGVDDPDGVPKWPHPDAEHDMLIALDRWVSQGASPEEMIAAHRKDGVVERTIPVCAYPKVARWNGKGSSDEAKNYRCVNQR, encoded by the coding sequence ATGAAGAACTTGAATCGCCGAATTGGTTTGTCTGCATTTTTACTAGGAGCTGCCGCAGTTGCGCCACTGCGCGCTTTTGGCAGTACCTGTGGGGAACTGGGTTCGTTGCAACTTCCAAATACTTCGATTACATCGGCGGTCGAAGTCGCCGCGGGTACCTTTATTCCCTCATACGAGAAGTCGACCTCAGAGCGCAAGATCTATCCTGCGGCGGTACCAGCCTTCTGTCGCGTGGTGGGCGTGATTCATCCGGTGGCGGAGTCAACAATTGGCTTTGAGGTTTGGCTGCCTGTGGCCGCAGCCTGGAACCATCGGCTGCAAGGTGTTGGCAATGGCGCCTATAACGGACGCATCAGCTACGGACCGTTGGAAAATGCGGTCAACCTGGGATATGCGGCCACCAGCACAGACACAGGACATACAGGTGGCGATGTAAAGTTTGCCATTGGTCATCCGGAGAGGATAGCTGACTGGGGCTACCGCGCGGTGCATGTGACGACCGAAGCGGCAAAGCTGATCCTGAACAAGTATTACGGGGCGCCGCCGGTACATTCCTATTTCAATGGATGTTCCACCGGTGGACACCAGGCTCTGCAGGAGGCGCAGCGCTTTCCGGATGACTACGATGGCATTCTCGCAGGGGATGCCGGGAACGATCGCGTTCACCTCAACGTTGGCTTTCTCTGGGGATTCGCTGCGGTGCATCCTGACGGCCAACTGATTTTGCCGGACGACAAACTGCCGTTGATTCACAAGGCGGCGATCGATGCATGCGATGCAAAAGATGGTGTCAAGGATGGCATCCTTGAAGATCCCCTCGCGTGCAAGTTCGATCCCGCGGTGCTGCTGTGTAAAGGGCCAGAGACGGCTGCGTGCCTGACCTCGACGCAAGTAGAGGCGACGAAGAAGATCTATGCGGGACCGCGCAATTCTCGGACGGGCGAACAGATCATCGCCGGCTATGCTCCGGGCAGTGAGGTGATTACTGGTGGTGACTATACGGGCTGGAAAAACTTCATCACCGGACCGAAGGAACCATCGCGGCTCGACGTTTGGAAGTACTGGGTCTTCAACAATCCTGACTGGGATTGGCATACCTTCGACTATGACCACGATGTAACGACTGGAGACGCCAGAATGGCGGAGGTAAATGCCAGCAGCGGCGATCTGCGAGCCTTCAAAGCACATGGCGGCAAGCTCATGATGTATCACGGCTGGGTTGATCCGGTTGGGCCTCCTGGAGACGCAATTGCTTACTACGATAAGGTAGAGCACGTGGTGGGAGGCGCTTCCAAGGTGCAGGACTTCATGCGACTCTTTATCGTTCCGGGGATGTCGCATTGCAATGGGGGCCAGGGCTATGAACTGGCTGGTGGCGCGCGTGGCGTCGATGATCCAGACGGTGTACCCAAGTGGCCGCATCCAGATGCGGAACACGATATGTTGATTGCCCTCGACCGCTGGGTCAGCCAGGGTGCCTCCCCGGAGGAGATGATTGCCGCTCATCGTAAGGACGGAGTGGTCGAACGCACCATTCCTGTGTGCGCTTATCCCAAGGTTGCGAGGTGGAACGGCAAAGGTAGCTCGGATGAGGCGAAGAACTATCGCTGTGTCAATCAGCGTTAG
- a CDS encoding GDSL-type esterase/lipase family protein: MKLSALLFTFFLASAGISQTTPATVSSAAPLTHTNIHPPLEDWARLGVYEAENKRLAALPITLPRVVFLGDSITNHWQDAKYSSLFQDKPNYIDRGINGGNAGQMLLRYRSDVLALKPKVVVLLAGTNDLVAFKVSDTVAFIEQTISSIVDLAEANHERIILCSVLPVSDALRPQTTDRHPEDILRLNAWLKSHAAERHVQYVDYYAAMTDGHDRLQTSLTIDGLHPNHAGYEKMEPLVNQAIERELAHR, from the coding sequence ATGAAATTGTCCGCTCTGCTCTTTACTTTCTTTCTGGCTTCCGCAGGGATTTCTCAGACGACGCCAGCCACTGTGTCATCGGCTGCACCCTTGACGCATACTAATATCCATCCGCCTCTTGAAGACTGGGCTCGGCTTGGAGTCTACGAAGCAGAGAATAAGCGGCTAGCCGCATTGCCCATCACATTGCCCCGAGTGGTTTTTCTGGGTGACTCCATTACGAATCACTGGCAGGATGCAAAGTACTCCAGCCTGTTTCAGGACAAGCCGAACTATATTGATCGTGGTATCAACGGTGGAAATGCGGGTCAGATGCTGCTTCGTTATAGGAGCGATGTTCTGGCCCTGAAGCCGAAGGTAGTCGTCTTGTTGGCCGGAACCAATGATCTCGTCGCTTTCAAGGTTTCCGATACGGTCGCCTTCATCGAACAGACGATCAGCTCCATCGTGGATCTCGCAGAAGCGAACCATGAGCGCATCATTCTTTGCTCCGTGCTGCCAGTCAGCGATGCGCTCCGTCCGCAGACGACGGATCGTCATCCCGAAGACATCCTTCGGCTGAATGCATGGTTGAAGAGCCATGCGGCTGAGAGGCACGTCCAGTATGTCGATTACTACGCAGCGATGACAGATGGGCACGATCGATTGCAGACGTCCCTTACGATCGATGGTCTTCATCCCAACCACGCCGGGTACGAAAAGATGGAGCCCCTCGTGAATCAAGCCATTGAGCGAGAGCTGGCTCACCGATAA
- the acnA gene encoding aconitate hydratase AcnA, whose translation MKERLNDTTYARTTKLLIANVEYVLVSAGWGDENFRRLPCSLKILAENAARRSPGSLNAFQSWLAGGGRTHAEIEFYPARVLMHDTTCVPALVDIAALRDAVVQRGGDPAIVNPQIPVDLVIDHSVMVDRAGSADAFLFNLDRDFERNAERYSFIRWAQQSLANFRVVPPATGILHQVNLEHLSEVVRVVPQLSGPPMLVPDTLVGTDSHTPMINALGILAWGVGGIEGEAAALGQPIALRVPEVVGIRLVNRLRAGVNATDLALTLTEVLRGVQVIEKIVEFFGPGITSLNVADRATVSNMAPEYGATSSLFPIDERTLEYLRLIGKSAHHVEIVEDYAKVQGLWHTPDHVPMFTEVVEFDLATVEPSLAGPKRPQDRVALSQVRDSFLSMLAAAPIEVKQPRSIVVPGQPYSVQDGAVLIASITSCTNTSNPALMIGAGLLARNARRNGLSVPPWVKTSLSPGSHVVSDYLLAAGLQAPLDELGFQLVGYGCMTCIGNSGQIDDELALLAQRDELVGTAVLSGNRNFEDRINPSVRAAYLGSPALVVAYALAGSVLINLATEPLSITTVGVPVYLADIWPTDEEIEEVFAEFVTPSVFRGRSGTVFAGPEAWQKILSDEGQTYKWREQSTYLRQPTYFDDVANSPVPRSNIYGARLLLLLGDSITTDHVSPAGAIPQHSLAGVYLAACGVAPTDFNQYSTRRGNHEVMLRGLFSNPRLRNELLPSNKSSIPQTLLQPEGDVLSVYEAALRYRERQTPLLIIAGSDYGGGSSRDWAAKGPALLGVRAVIAESFERIHRSNLIGMGVLPLQFLDGRKRDSLRLDGTESFDLLGLSQDLMPSQVVTLRIHRQTGAVEEIGLLLRAQTAMEVEYLRHGGLLPYVLRQLLELEPVHA comes from the coding sequence ATGAAAGAGCGGCTGAATGACACAACTTACGCACGAACAACGAAGCTGCTCATTGCGAATGTGGAGTACGTTCTTGTCTCGGCAGGATGGGGCGACGAGAATTTTCGCCGCTTGCCTTGTTCCTTGAAGATTCTGGCCGAGAATGCTGCCCGCCGGTCACCTGGCTCGCTCAACGCTTTTCAGTCCTGGCTCGCGGGTGGCGGACGCACGCATGCCGAGATCGAATTTTATCCGGCTCGTGTATTGATGCACGATACGACGTGTGTGCCAGCGCTGGTGGACATCGCGGCGTTGCGAGACGCTGTCGTCCAGCGTGGCGGAGATCCGGCGATCGTTAACCCTCAGATTCCAGTCGATCTTGTGATTGATCATTCGGTCATGGTGGACCGCGCAGGATCGGCGGACGCATTCCTCTTCAATCTTGATCGAGACTTTGAGCGAAACGCCGAACGCTACTCTTTTATCCGCTGGGCACAGCAAAGCCTGGCTAACTTTCGTGTGGTGCCGCCGGCCACGGGGATACTGCATCAGGTGAACCTGGAGCACTTGAGCGAGGTGGTGCGTGTTGTGCCACAACTTTCCGGCCCGCCCATGCTAGTTCCCGATACGCTTGTAGGGACCGACAGCCATACCCCGATGATCAATGCGCTCGGGATCCTCGCATGGGGTGTCGGCGGAATCGAGGGAGAGGCCGCTGCGCTTGGTCAGCCCATCGCGCTGCGCGTACCAGAGGTCGTCGGTATTCGACTGGTCAATCGCCTGCGGGCCGGAGTGAACGCCACGGACCTGGCCCTTACGTTGACCGAGGTATTGCGAGGCGTCCAGGTTATCGAAAAAATTGTTGAATTCTTTGGTCCCGGCATCACCTCTCTGAATGTTGCAGACCGCGCTACAGTATCGAATATGGCTCCAGAGTATGGTGCTACATCCTCCTTGTTTCCGATCGACGAACGTACCCTGGAGTATCTGCGACTGATTGGCAAGAGCGCCCATCACGTTGAGATCGTTGAGGACTACGCGAAGGTGCAGGGGCTTTGGCATACTCCCGACCATGTACCGATGTTTACCGAAGTGGTCGAATTTGATCTTGCTACAGTAGAGCCAAGTCTGGCGGGACCGAAGAGGCCGCAGGACCGCGTTGCTCTCTCGCAGGTACGAGATAGCTTCCTTTCCATGCTTGCCGCGGCGCCGATTGAGGTGAAACAGCCGCGTTCCATCGTGGTTCCGGGACAGCCCTATTCTGTCCAGGATGGTGCGGTACTCATCGCGTCCATCACCTCCTGCACGAACACATCGAACCCCGCACTGATGATTGGGGCTGGTTTGTTGGCGCGTAACGCGCGGCGCAACGGGCTTAGCGTGCCTCCCTGGGTGAAGACCTCACTGTCTCCCGGCTCTCATGTCGTGTCTGACTACCTTCTTGCCGCCGGGCTTCAGGCACCTCTCGACGAGCTTGGCTTTCAGTTGGTCGGCTACGGATGCATGACCTGCATCGGCAACTCCGGTCAGATTGACGACGAACTGGCTCTGCTGGCGCAGCGGGACGAACTCGTGGGGACTGCTGTGCTTTCGGGCAATCGTAACTTTGAAGACAGGATTAACCCCTCCGTGCGTGCGGCATACCTGGGTTCTCCGGCGCTTGTGGTCGCATATGCGCTTGCCGGTTCGGTACTCATCAATCTTGCCACCGAGCCCCTGAGTATCACTACGGTTGGCGTTCCTGTTTATCTTGCGGATATCTGGCCAACGGATGAGGAGATAGAAGAGGTGTTTGCTGAGTTTGTTACACCCTCCGTCTTTCGCGGTCGCTCAGGCACTGTTTTCGCGGGGCCCGAGGCATGGCAGAAGATTCTTAGCGATGAAGGCCAAACCTACAAGTGGCGAGAGCAGTCTACCTATCTTCGACAACCGACTTACTTCGATGACGTGGCAAACTCTCCTGTTCCGCGGAGCAATATCTATGGAGCCAGACTTCTGCTGTTGTTGGGTGACTCGATTACGACAGACCATGTCTCGCCAGCAGGCGCAATCCCGCAGCATAGCCTTGCGGGAGTTTACCTGGCTGCTTGCGGCGTTGCTCCTACAGACTTCAATCAGTATTCAACGCGTCGTGGAAACCACGAGGTAATGCTGCGTGGACTGTTCAGTAATCCTCGATTGCGCAACGAGCTCTTACCTTCAAACAAAAGTTCTATTCCGCAAACACTTTTGCAACCCGAAGGTGACGTACTCTCCGTCTACGAGGCGGCCCTGCGCTATCGTGAGCGACAGACGCCGCTTCTCATCATTGCCGGAAGTGACTATGGGGGTGGCTCGAGTCGGGACTGGGCCGCCAAAGGACCGGCTCTGCTGGGAGTTCGTGCTGTGATAGCGGAGAGCTTCGAACGCATACACCGGTCGAATCTGATCGGCATGGGAGTGCTTCCGCTGCAGTTTCTCGATGGTAGGAAGCGGGACTCGCTGAGGCTCGATGGCACGGAGAGCTTCGACCTTTTGGGTCTTAGTCAGGACTTGATGCCCTCGCAGGTTGTTACGTTGCGTATTCACCGTCAAACGGGTGCCGTCGAAGAGATCGGACTTCTGCTGCGCGCGCAGACTGCGATGGAAGTTGAATATCTTCGACACGGTGGACTGCTGCCGTATGTTCTACGACAACTGCTCGAACTGGAGCCAGTGCACGCCTAG
- a CDS encoding GntR family transcriptional regulator encodes MPTQLASQIVELLRTTKRKAEEHLAEQEFADAFRVSRTPVREAFRLLEEMNVLEKRPNRGYFLLRDADAFEHQHLQAGETDDRVYFDIAADRLSGALPERFTENQLMRHYDVSRSRLVKYLLRMQHEGWLERLPGHGWEFQPTLSSPEVYEQSFRFRLLIEPVALLEPGYTLSTDAIADLRNQQQAMLDGGIFSYSRSHTFQIGAAFHETLVAGAQNPFLLESIRRVNRLRRLMEYRLTAGRSRMIQQCKEHLALLDLVESGDLQAASAFLQKHLEGARTQKIGLAQKAGSALTRVTSKDL; translated from the coding sequence TTGCCAACGCAACTCGCCTCACAGATCGTAGAGTTGCTCCGCACTACGAAAAGGAAGGCCGAAGAGCATCTGGCGGAACAGGAGTTCGCAGATGCGTTTAGGGTCTCCAGGACTCCGGTGCGGGAGGCGTTCCGACTACTCGAAGAGATGAACGTTCTGGAGAAGCGGCCGAATCGAGGTTATTTTCTGCTGCGCGACGCTGATGCGTTTGAACATCAGCATCTGCAGGCGGGAGAAACAGACGATAGGGTGTACTTCGACATTGCGGCCGACCGTCTTTCGGGAGCGCTGCCTGAACGTTTCACTGAGAACCAGCTCATGCGCCACTACGACGTAAGTCGCAGCCGGCTGGTCAAATACCTCCTGCGCATGCAGCACGAGGGCTGGCTCGAGAGGCTTCCGGGCCACGGCTGGGAGTTTCAACCCACTCTAAGTTCGCCTGAAGTGTACGAGCAAAGCTTCCGCTTCCGACTGCTCATCGAACCGGTCGCTCTGCTTGAGCCCGGTTATACATTGAGTACCGATGCAATCGCGGATCTCCGCAATCAACAGCAGGCGATGCTAGACGGCGGAATCTTCAGCTATAGCCGCAGCCATACTTTCCAGATCGGCGCTGCGTTTCACGAAACACTTGTAGCGGGAGCTCAGAATCCCTTCCTTCTGGAATCCATTCGGCGCGTGAATCGTTTGCGTCGCCTGATGGAATACCGCCTTACCGCCGGACGCTCGCGCATGATTCAACAGTGCAAGGAGCACCTTGCTCTGCTTGACTTGGTTGAGAGTGGAGACTTACAGGCGGCCTCCGCCTTCTTACAGAAGCACCTTGAGGGTGCGCGGACACAGAAGATAGGGCTGGCACAAAAGGCTGGATCAGCGCTAACAAGAGTTACTTCTAAAGACCTCTAA
- a CDS encoding MFS transporter, translated as MSAHLIPFMIAMFCANFLDRVNISFAALQMNHDLHLTPQIYGFAAGILFVAYTGLEVPSNLILQRVGARIWLSRIMITWGIIAAANAFIFDKHSLYAGRLLLGAAEAGFFPGIMLYLVRWFPARERAAAITIFMIGNPIAIIFGAPLSTTLLSFGNMLGFAAWRWLFFLEGLPSMVLGILAIWWLTDRPEEAKWLAPDERAWLASILRSESKERECVSPATASAVFLHGPTLAFAASKFCVLLSFYGIALWLPQIVKSIGHLTTLQTGFVSAIPYLCAAVGSIYVGRRSDRTGERPRHIAFPAFFGAAGFILAAYSGNAFLAMAGLCIAATGIWCSNTIFWTMPAATLSGASAAAGFALINSVGNLGGFFGPYMTGWVRGATGNYALTLVFLGGFLALSGVIVLMIGRSNRRKNDLTALRQA; from the coding sequence GTGAGTGCTCATCTCATTCCATTCATGATCGCCATGTTCTGCGCGAACTTTCTGGACCGCGTAAATATCAGCTTTGCCGCACTGCAGATGAATCACGATCTGCATCTGACTCCACAGATCTATGGTTTTGCGGCGGGCATTCTTTTTGTGGCCTATACAGGACTTGAGGTGCCAAGCAACCTGATCCTGCAAAGGGTGGGTGCGCGGATTTGGTTGTCGCGCATCATGATTACCTGGGGGATCATTGCTGCGGCAAACGCGTTTATTTTTGATAAGCACTCGCTTTACGCTGGACGACTATTGTTAGGTGCGGCAGAGGCCGGGTTTTTCCCCGGCATCATGCTTTACCTGGTGCGTTGGTTTCCAGCCAGGGAACGTGCTGCGGCCATCACGATCTTCATGATTGGCAATCCGATCGCGATTATCTTTGGTGCGCCGCTTTCAACGACGTTGCTTTCCTTCGGCAATATGCTAGGTTTCGCGGCGTGGCGATGGCTTTTTTTCTTGGAAGGATTGCCCTCAATGGTGTTGGGCATTCTTGCAATCTGGTGGTTGACGGATCGACCGGAAGAGGCGAAGTGGCTGGCCCCTGACGAGCGCGCCTGGCTCGCATCGATCCTGCGCTCTGAATCGAAAGAGCGCGAGTGTGTGTCTCCAGCAACAGCAAGTGCGGTCTTTCTGCATGGGCCGACGCTGGCGTTTGCAGCCTCGAAGTTTTGTGTCTTGTTGTCCTTTTACGGGATTGCACTTTGGCTGCCGCAGATTGTGAAATCAATCGGCCATCTGACAACTCTACAGACGGGCTTCGTGTCTGCCATTCCATATCTTTGCGCGGCAGTCGGCAGCATTTACGTGGGCCGCAGGTCGGACCGGACAGGGGAACGGCCGCGCCACATTGCATTTCCAGCGTTCTTTGGAGCGGCTGGTTTCATTCTCGCGGCGTATTCGGGAAATGCGTTCCTCGCCATGGCTGGACTTTGCATTGCCGCGACTGGTATCTGGTGCTCCAACACGATCTTTTGGACGATGCCAGCTGCGACTCTCTCAGGTGCATCGGCTGCCGCTGGATTTGCGCTGATCAACTCGGTTGGCAACCTGGGAGGCTTTTTCGGTCCCTACATGACCGGGTGGGTGCGCGGTGCTACGGGCAATTATGCGTTGACGCTGGTATTTCTGGGTGGATTCCTTGCGCTGAGCGGTGTGATCGTATTGATGATTGGACGGAGTAATCGCAGAAAAAATGACCTAACGGCACTGCGCCAGGCGTAG
- the rraA gene encoding ribonuclease E activity regulator RraA, protein MKMRSIPTADLIDDYSDLCASCDVQFLQFGRRSSFHGRIRTVKCYDDNVLVRRALEAQSDGEVLVVDGAGFLGSALVGDQIASLAISNGWAGIVIFGALRDSVALREMEISIKALGNNPRKSGKNGIGESDVAVRFGNVVFRPGDWIYSDEDGILVSQENLLQKKNA, encoded by the coding sequence ATGAAGATGCGAAGCATTCCAACCGCCGACCTTATCGATGACTATAGCGACCTTTGCGCTTCCTGTGACGTGCAGTTTTTGCAATTTGGCCGACGTTCATCCTTCCACGGCCGGATCCGCACGGTTAAATGCTATGACGACAATGTACTGGTACGCCGTGCCCTCGAAGCCCAATCGGACGGTGAAGTTCTGGTCGTCGACGGTGCAGGCTTTCTAGGCTCAGCTTTGGTAGGTGATCAGATTGCGTCTCTTGCGATCAGCAATGGCTGGGCAGGCATTGTGATCTTCGGTGCTCTGCGCGACTCAGTTGCACTGAGGGAGATGGAAATCAGCATCAAGGCGCTCGGCAACAACCCCAGGAAGAGTGGGAAGAATGGAATAGGCGAATCTGATGTGGCCGTTCGGTTTGGTAACGTCGTCTTTCGCCCTGGGGATTGGATCTATAGCGATGAGGATGGCATCCTCGTCTCCCAGGAGAACCTGCTGCAAAAGAAGAATGCATAA